A region of the Oncorhynchus gorbuscha isolate QuinsamMale2020 ecotype Even-year linkage group LG02, OgorEven_v1.0, whole genome shotgun sequence genome:
tgtctccccctctccaggTGCTGTGTGAGCTGATCAACAGCCTGTCCAGTGGGAACAAGCCCATCAGGAAGATCCAGAGCTCAGGCATGGCCTTCAAACAGATGGAGCAGATCTCCCAGTTCCTCAACGCGGCTGAGAAGTACGGCATCACCAAGACCGACATGTTCCAGACAGTCGACCTCTGGGAGGGTATGTACATCCAGCCAGCTGCCGTCAGCTGTACCCTCCCACGTTACACCAAATACACATCACGTCTATCCTCAGTTCAACTAGCTGCTCTACAGAGCATTTAAAATACTATTGCTGCTTATTCACCATGTCTAAAGGAGCTACATTCATTGTTTCATAGAATATGCTGCACAGTAGTTGCATTCCCTCTTACTAAAGTGTATTAATATCTACTGTGTATTCATGCCTGCAGGGAAAGACCTGGCTGCTGTCCAGAGGACCCTGATGGCCCTGGGAAACCTGGCTGTCACCAGGGATGATGGGACTTACCGTGGCGACCCCAACTGGTTCCATAAGTGAGTCAGAACCTCCTTGTCCTGTCATTAAACTGATCTCAAAGGGAAACGTTTGCTTACATGAACAGTGACTATAAATGTAGTGTGGTGTACATGACTGTTTCTGTCTGCAGGAAATCGATGGAGAACAGACGTGATTTCTCAGAGGACCAGCTGAATGAAGGCAAGAGCGTCATCGGCCTGCAGATGGGCACCAATAAGGGGGCGTCTCAGGCTGGCATGACAGGGTATGGGCGACCCAGGCAGATCCTAAACAACAACCCCTAAAACCATGACAGTGCCCTGTCACCCCACACCTCAGTACATTCCTCCCTCTCTGGGCCAGTCACTGAAGACAGAAGCTCTCTAACTAAAACAGGAGAGACTCAAAAAAATGTAAGACCAAACTGGACTAAAACAGGGACTATAAAACATACTCCTACACTCAAACCTAGTGACCAAAGTCTGTAAAATCATGTTTTATTGACTGACGACTAGACATGGCTACATAAGAAAGTAACAGACATTTCATTTAGATTCTGCTTTTAAAGCAGCACTCTGATGGTAGTAAGTTAAATGTTGGGTTTGTACTGGGAAAGATTCCGTCAATAATAAAGATGTTAGGCCACCTTTCAAGAGCTCTGTAATTCTTGTATGTTGATTCTGAAATAAAGTTCAGTTTAATTTGAAAAGTGCTTCTCATTCTTTACAATGCATTGATCCCAAAGATCTACACTGCACGATGTCTATCAtgaaaaatataaactcaacattgTAAAGTTttggtgagtaagacatttaaacgtgttaaccctcgcaaggctgcaggcccagacggcatccccagccgcgccctcagagcatgcgcagaccagctggccggtgtgtttacggacatattcaatcaatccctataccagtctgctgttcccacatgcttcaagagggccaccattgttcctgttcccaagaaagctaaggtaactgagctaaacgactaccgccccgtagcactcacttccgtcatcatgaagtgctttgagagactagtcaaggaccatatcacctccaccctacctgacaccctagacccactccaatttgcttaccgcccaaataggtccacagactgcaatctcaaccacactgcacactgccctaacccacctggacaagaggaatacctatgtgagaatgctgttcatcgactacagctcggcattcaacaccatagtaccctccaagctcgagaccctgggtctcgaccccgccctgtgcaactgggtactggacttcctgacgggccgcccccaggtggtgagggtaggcaacatctcctccccgctgatcctcaacacgggggccccacaagggtgcgttctgagccctctcctgtactccctgttcacccacgactgcgtggccacgcacgcctccaactcaatcatcaagtttgcggacgacacaacagtggtaggcttgattaccaacaacgacgagacggcctacagggaggaggtgagggccctcggagtgtggtgtcaggaaaataacctcacactcaacgtcaacaaaactaaggagatgattgtggacttcaggaaacagcagagggaacaccccctatccacatcgatggaacagtagtggagagggtagctagttttaagttcctcggcatacacatcacaaaaactgaattggtccactcacactgacagcgtcgtgaagaaggcgcagcagcgcctattcaacctcaggaggctgaagaaattcggcttgtcaccaaaagcactcacaaacttctacagatgcacaatcgagagcatcctggcgggctgtatcaccgcctggtacggcaactgctccgccctcaaccgtaaggctctccagagggtagtgaggactgcacaacgcatcaccggggcaaactacctgccctccaggacacctacaccacccgttgttacaggaaggccataaagatcatcaaggacatcaaccacccgaaccactgcctgttcaccccgctatcatccagaaggcgaggtcagtacaggtgcatcaaagctgggaccgagagactgaaaaacagcttctatctcaaggccatcagactgttaaacagccaccactaacactgagtggctgctgccaacacactgtcattgacactgacccaactccagccattttaataatgggaattgatgggaaatgatgtaaatatatcactagccactttaaacaatgctaccttatataatgttacttaccctacattattcatctcatatgcatatgtatatactgtactctacatcatcgactgcatccttatgtaacacatgtatcactagccactttaactatgccactttgtttactttgtctacacactcatctcatatgtatatactgtactcgataccatctactgtatgctgctctgtaccatcactcattcatatatccttatgtacatgttccttatccccttacactgtgtataagacagtagttttggaattgttagttagattacttgttggttatcactgcattgtcggaactagaagcacaagcatttcgctacactcgcattaacatctgctaaccatgtgtatgtgacaaataaaatttgatttgatt
Encoded here:
- the LOC124009348 gene encoding transgelin-2-like; translation: MANKGPSYGLSREVQSKIDKKYDQDLEERLTEWIIAQCGAGVGQPEAGKTGWQNWLKDGCVLCELINSLSSGNKPIRKIQSSGMAFKQMEQISQFLNAAEKYGITKTDMFQTVDLWEGKDLAAVQRTLMALGNLAVTRDDGTYRGDPNWFHKKSMENRRDFSEDQLNEGKSVIGLQMGTNKGASQAGMTGYGRPRQILNNNP